The genomic stretch GCACCGTGCTGACGCCGGAGGAGGCCATGCAGCGGCTGGCGGAGGAGAGCGTGCGCGGACGCGTGGCGCTCGTCTTCGGCGGCGAGCAGCGGGGCATGTCCGACGAGGACCTGGCGCGGTGCACGGACGTGCTCGCGATTCCCACGTCGGCGGTGCAGCCGTCCATGAACCTGGCGCAGTCGTCAGCGGTACTGCTGTACCTCTGCCACCGTCAGGGGCTGACGCCCACGGCCGCGGTGGAGGAGGCGCCGGGCGCGAAGCTGGGCACGCTGGGGGCGCTGGCGAAGCGGATGCGGGACGTCATGCTGCGCGCGGAGTTCCTCAACCCGCAGGCGCCGCAGCATGTGCTGAACGAGCTGGAGCAGACGTTGATGCGAGCGCGGCTGACCCAGCGCGAGGCGGAGCTGTGGCTCACGGCCTTCAAGCACCTGGAGCGCGCGGTGACGCGGGGCGCCTCTACCTGAGGAAGAGGCCGCCCCGGCGCCGACGGCGAGTCGCGGTCTACGCCGCGTCCTTCTTGAAGGCCTCGCCGTGGTGCTTCTCGCACAGGCCGCCCTTGAACGTCTTCACGCGGCACTCCGGCTTGGAGCAGGTGCGGTAACGGCTGTGCGGCAGGTCGCCCTGGCGCCACTGCTTGTAGTGGAAGTAGCAGTAGTTCTTGGCGCGGTAGGGGCGCTTGCAGCCCTCCACGGTGCACGCCTTCTTGCCATTGCTCTTGGCGAAACGCGGCCAACTGGTGCGCTTCTGGGTCGTCTGGGCCTCGGCCATTGCGAAACTCTCCTGCGAAACGATGCGAAGTCGCGGCGCCACACCGAGGTGGACCCGCCGCAAGGGTACGGAAAAAGGCGCACTGTCTAGCGCCCATGACACCCGAACGCAAGGAGGCCGGGAAACCAGGGTTCTTCGCGGGCCATCCCAGACTTCAGGGTGCGGGGGCGTCTTGTCCAGAACCCCCCGTCCCAGGGCCTGCTTCCCCCGAGGGCGGAGCCGCCTGGCGGCTCTTCGAGCGAGGCACCGGCGACAGCAGGTCGTCCAGCACCGGCTGAGGGGCTCCCGCGTGCCGCCCGGGCGCGGTGCTGGCCACCGTGGGCAGGGGCGTTTCCTCGGAGGGCATCTCGTCCAGCTTGAGGGTCAGCTTCATCGGGCGCCCCAGCCGGTGGACCTGGAACTTCACGTCACGGCCCACGCCCCGGGCGGCCACCTGCCAGCGCAGTGCATGCGCCCGGCGCACGCTCCGCTGGTCCACCCTGACGATGACGTCGCCCACCTGCAGGCCCGCGCGCTCGGCCGGTCCGCCTTCGACGATGTCCGTCACCACCACCCCGCGGCCGCGCCGCAGGTTGAAGGCCTCCGCCACCTCCGGCGAGAAGTCCTGCACGCTCATGCCCAGCCACCCGCGGCGCACGCGGCCGTGGGCCTGGAGGTGCGGAATCACCGTCTTCGCGATGTCGATGGGGATGGCGAAGCCGATGCCCTGGCCCGCCACGTTGACCGCGTTGGCCACCGCCACCACGTCCCCGTGCAGGTCCAGCACCGGCCCGCCGGAGTTGCCCGGGTTGATGGAGGCGTCCATCTGCATGTAGTCGAAGTCGCCGTCGCGCCCGTTGGGCGTCACGTCCGTGCGGCCCATGTAGCTGACCACGCCCACCGTCACCGAGTGCGTCAGCCCGAACGGGTTGCCGATGACGACAATCCAGTCCGCCGAACGCACGTGCGACGCGGAGGCCAGCTTCAGCACGGGCAGCTTGCGGGGCGCGGCGATTTTCAGCAGCGCGCAGTCGGTGCGGGCGTCCTCGCCCACGACGATGGCCTCGAACTCCTCCACGTAGCCGCGCGGGTGCAGGACGGAGACGATGACCTCCACCGCGCCTTCCACCACGTGCGCGCTGGTGAGGATGTAGCCGTCCGGATGGATGATGAAGCCGGAGCCGATGCCCTTCTGCGCTTCTTCTCCAGCGGCGACGGCCTGCACGTCGGCGGCCTGCTGTGTGGTGATGGACACCACGGAGGGCATGGCCCGCCGGGCGACGTCGCTCAGCGTGGAGCGTTGCTTCTGGAGGGCGCGGTTCTGTGACTCCACCCACAACCGATTCCGCTCGCGGCCGGTGGCTTGTGCTGGCAGCACCAGCGCGCACACCAGCGCGGCGAACAGGATGACACTCTTGCCTCGCGCCCTGCCCATGGCCCCGCCTCCACCCCGACCATCCGCCTCCCGTGCAACCTAAGGAGGAGGGAAGGCCAGGGGAAGCGGGCCCGGAGGCGGACTACTTCTTCTGCGCGATGATGCGGTTCACCGCTGCACGGTCCTCGGCGCTGATGCGCTCACGAGGCGACGAATCCTTGTTTCCGGCGACGGCGTCCTTGGCGTCCTCGTACGCGTCCTCCAGCCCGTCCTTGAGCCGATCAACCGCGGACGGGTTCACCGAGCGGCTCCACGCCCGCTCCATGTGGTTCAAGGGCGTGCGGCCATCCACCTTGCCCGAAGCCAGGAAGACGCCGAGCCCCACCGCACAGCACGTCCAGATGATGAACTTCAATGCGTTCACGCTCACAGCCTCCTACCTCTTCGTACACCAAGGAGGAGGGCGTGGCCAGTTTCCGACCGCGGCGGTGTCCAATGCGCTGACAGCGCGGGGTGGGGCCTTTAATGTCCGCGCGCTTGCAACCCGAAGAACTCTTTCAGGCGGCCCGTGAGCGGGCCGCGCAGCTGGACGTAGGGCGTGGCGACGCGGCGGTGGAGCGGGTGCGCGCGGCGGCCTCGGCCCTCTTCGTCCGTATCCCCGAACCGCCGGTGTACCGCCGCGCGGAGGACCCTTCCCGCAAGGCCGCCCAGGCCCTTCTCCCCGAAGTCGAGCGGGTGTTGGCGGAGGCGCTGGCCGCGGGACGTGATGTCTCGGCGGTGGCTCCGCTGGAGAAGCTGGTGGCCGCGCTGCTGGCCCACGGCGAGGCGCTCTGCCACACGGCGGCCGGACGGCTGGAGGCCGCGGAGACGGCCTGGCGCCGGGCGCAGGAACTGGAGCGCGCCGCGCACCCGACGCGCCACCTGGTGACGTCGCCGCCGCGTCCGCCGCCGGTGTTCGACAAGGGCTCGCGTGTGTCGCGTTATGACCCGCGGCCCGCGCCCCAGGCGAGCGTGAAGCTGGTGTGCCCGAACATGGGCTGCAAGCGGGTGGGGGACTACGCGTTCCTCACCAGCCACGCCTACAACCGCTTCATCTGTCCGGTCTGCCGCACGCCCTTCCTGGCGTACTTCGGTGAGCTGCGCGGACTGGAGGTGGAGGTCGGCCGCAGCTCCAAGCGGTACTTCTTCACGGTGGACGAGGTCGGCACCACGGGCAGCACGCGCATCGAGTTCGAGGAGGCCAGCGGCCAGGAGTTCCCCTCCGCGCGGCGTGACTTGCTGGCGTTCGTCTACACGGAGGCGCGCGAGCTGAAGGCGGTGGTGAACCTCACCAACCAGCGGCTCATGTGGGTGAGCCCGGCGTCCTCGTGCTTCGTGGCCACGGTGGCGTTCGGCGAGGGCGCGCCGGAGCTCGTGGCCTTCCGCGCCTACCGCGACGACGTGCTGCGGAAGAGCGCGCCGGGCCGGGTGTTCATCCGGGGCTATTATCGGTGGGGCCCTGACGTGGCGGCGTGGGTGTCGCGGCGGCCGGTGGCCCGTGAGGGTGTGCGGTGGGTGCTGCGGCGGGTGCATGGCCGCCTGACCAGGAGTGGATTCGAGTGACGGATAGCATCGGGGCTCCGCCTCCGGCCCCGAAAAAGGCGGGCGGCGGAACGAAGTTGGTACTGGGACTGCTGGGGGCGCTCGGCGTGGGCGGCGTGGTGTACCTGGGCGTGCTGGAAGCGCAGCGGGCCCGGCTGGTGCCGGATGGGACGACCGCGCCGACCATGGAGATGGCGCGCCATGGCGGCGGGACGATGAAGCTGGAGGACCTGAAGGGCCAGGTGGTGATGCTGGACTTCTGGGCCACCTGGTGCCCGCCGTGCCGTGAGGAGATGCCGGCGCTGGTGAAGCTGGCCAAGGAGTACGAGCCGCAGGGGCTCGTCTTCGTGGCGGCCAGCCGGGATGACGGCGACAGCGCGCCCAAACTGGTGGAGGCCTTCATGCGCAACCACCTGCCGGAACTGGCGCCGTACGTGGTGTACGCGGACGACAACGTGGCGCGGGCCTTCCAGGTCAGCGCGCTGCCGACACTCTACTTCCTGGACCGCGACGGCAAGGTGACGGACGCGCAGCGCGGCGCGCTGTCGGAGGACGGCATTCGCCGCCGCATCGAGCGCGCGCTGAAGCAGCCCTGACACGTACGCCTGAAGTGGGGGGACTTTCGACATGTCCTGGTTCCTGACGCTGTCCTTGCTCGCGGCCACGCCGGAGGGCGGCGCCGCGAAGAAGGCGGAGGACGCCGAATCGCTGCGTCTGCGCGCCACGAAGCTCTACCGGGCGAAGAAGCTCGGTGAGGCCTGCCCTCTGTTCGAGCGCGCCGCGAAGCTCGCGCCGGAGCACGGCCCCACGCTGGCGGACCTGGGGCTGTGTCTCCAGAAGCAGGGCCGGCAAGAGCAGGCCCTGGCCGTCTACCTGCGCGCGCTCAAGGCGAGCGGCGCGGACGCCAAGACGCGCGCCAACGTCTACTTCAACCTCGCCGCGTTCCATGACGTGACGCCTGAAGCCCTGACGCTGGAGCACCAGCCCACGCCCCGGGGCCACTATCTGGCCATCCGCGGCGCCGGGCCGTGCGCGGACCTGCCCTCCTCGGAGCCGAGCTGCGGCACCGTGCTGCAGGCGTGCTTCAGCGAATGGACGGCGCCCGTCGAGGCCGTCTACGCGGAGACCCCGCCGATGTTCTACACGGAGACGGGCTTCAACATGCACGTCAACGGGGCCGGAGCGCGGGAGGACGCGTCCACCCCCGCGCGGCGTGGAGAGGCGGGGTACTGCCCCAACGCGCCTTCGCCGGCGGATGGGGGCTCCCCGACGGGGCGGCACTGCCTCTACTGGGCGAGCAACGAGTTGCTTGACGAGTGCCACTACAAGGAACACGTCTGCGAGGCGCAGCGGGAGCCGTGGCTGAAGAACGGAGGCAGCTGCAAGTTCGTCTACGTGAATCCTTGCGAGGGCCGCGTCGCCGTCGCGTGTAGCGGCGCCCGCTTCTCGCCCAAGCAGGTCTGGGTGGGCGAGGTGTTGGTGGCGCCCGTCCGCTGAGTGGGGCGGGCGCCTCACGGGCGCTCCGCCCCTGCTCGCGCGGGCTACTGCTTGCCGTCCTTGCCCGGGGCCGCGTTGGCCGGCGTCGTTCCCGGCGGCGGCTGCTGACCCGCCGGGACAACGGTCTCCTTCTGCTCCGTCTCCACCTCGGCGCGCACGAGCCGGAAGTCGACGCGCCGGTTCTTCGCGCGGCCCAGCGCCGTGTCGTTGGTGGCAATCGGGTTGTCGAAGCCGAAGCCCTTGGAGCTGAGGCGCTTGCGCGCGATGCCCTTGGCCACCAGGTACTCGAGCACGGACTTCGCGCGGCGGTCGGACAGGCCCATGTTGAGGGCGCGCGAGCCGCGGTTGTCGGTGTGGCCTTCGATGAGGACCGGGCCTAGCGCCGGGTTCTTCCGCAGCACCGTCGCCACCTCGTCCAGCAACGGGTACGACTGCTTCTGGATGACGGCGGAGCCCGTCTCGAAGAGCACGTTGCCCTTGATGCGGATGCGGTCGGACTCGACGACGACGTACGGCGGCGAGTCGTACGGGCAGCC from Myxococcus xanthus encodes the following:
- a CDS encoding RNA methyltransferase; its protein translation is MRPGEQLTVVLHQTRSTDNLGAVARIMANFGYSRLILSEPVLKSIEGAERLAVKSDFVLRGMEVASDLGEALKDCVYAVGTTSRTQLKGRTVLTPEEAMQRLAEESVRGRVALVFGGEQRGMSDEDLARCTDVLAIPTSAVQPSMNLAQSSAVLLYLCHRQGLTPTAAVEEAPGAKLGTLGALAKRMRDVMLRAEFLNPQAPQHVLNELEQTLMRARLTQREAELWLTAFKHLERAVTRGAST
- a CDS encoding vegetative protein, which encodes MAEAQTTQKRTSWPRFAKSNGKKACTVEGCKRPYRAKNYCYFHYKQWRQGDLPHSRYRTCSKPECRVKTFKGGLCEKHHGEAFKKDAA
- a CDS encoding S1C family serine protease; translated protein: MGRARGKSVILFAALVCALVLPAQATGRERNRLWVESQNRALQKQRSTLSDVARRAMPSVVSITTQQAADVQAVAAGEEAQKGIGSGFIIHPDGYILTSAHVVEGAVEVIVSVLHPRGYVEEFEAIVVGEDARTDCALLKIAAPRKLPVLKLASASHVRSADWIVVIGNPFGLTHSVTVGVVSYMGRTDVTPNGRDGDFDYMQMDASINPGNSGGPVLDLHGDVVAVANAVNVAGQGIGFAIPIDIAKTVIPHLQAHGRVRRGWLGMSVQDFSPEVAEAFNLRRGRGVVVTDIVEGGPAERAGLQVGDVIVRVDQRSVRRAHALRWQVAARGVGRDVKFQVHRLGRPMKLTLKLDEMPSEETPLPTVASTAPGRHAGAPQPVLDDLLSPVPRSKSRQAAPPSGEAGPGTGGSGQDAPAP
- a CDS encoding CFI-box-CTERM domain-containing protein, translating into MSARLQPEELFQAARERAAQLDVGRGDAAVERVRAAASALFVRIPEPPVYRRAEDPSRKAAQALLPEVERVLAEALAAGRDVSAVAPLEKLVAALLAHGEALCHTAAGRLEAAETAWRRAQELERAAHPTRHLVTSPPRPPPVFDKGSRVSRYDPRPAPQASVKLVCPNMGCKRVGDYAFLTSHAYNRFICPVCRTPFLAYFGELRGLEVEVGRSSKRYFFTVDEVGTTGSTRIEFEEASGQEFPSARRDLLAFVYTEARELKAVVNLTNQRLMWVSPASSCFVATVAFGEGAPELVAFRAYRDDVLRKSAPGRVFIRGYYRWGPDVAAWVSRRPVAREGVRWVLRRVHGRLTRSGFE
- a CDS encoding TlpA family protein disulfide reductase, producing the protein MTDSIGAPPPAPKKAGGGTKLVLGLLGALGVGGVVYLGVLEAQRARLVPDGTTAPTMEMARHGGGTMKLEDLKGQVVMLDFWATWCPPCREEMPALVKLAKEYEPQGLVFVAASRDDGDSAPKLVEAFMRNHLPELAPYVVYADDNVARAFQVSALPTLYFLDRDGKVTDAQRGALSEDGIRRRIERALKQP
- a CDS encoding tetratricopeptide repeat protein, coding for MSWFLTLSLLAATPEGGAAKKAEDAESLRLRATKLYRAKKLGEACPLFERAAKLAPEHGPTLADLGLCLQKQGRQEQALAVYLRALKASGADAKTRANVYFNLAAFHDVTPEALTLEHQPTPRGHYLAIRGAGPCADLPSSEPSCGTVLQACFSEWTAPVEAVYAETPPMFYTETGFNMHVNGAGAREDASTPARRGEAGYCPNAPSPADGGSPTGRHCLYWASNELLDECHYKEHVCEAQREPWLKNGGSCKFVYVNPCEGRVAVACSGARFSPKQVWVGEVLVAPVR